Proteins from one Deinococcus sp. AB2017081 genomic window:
- the rpmA gene encoding 50S ribosomal protein L27, producing MAHKKGVGSSKNGRDSQPKMLGVKKFGGEVVKAGNILVRQRGTKFKAGANVGMGRDHTLFALEAGKVVFTNRGRTGRFISVEVPATDLAAD from the coding sequence ATGGCACACAAGAAAGGCGTAGGTTCCTCCAAGAACGGACGTGACAGCCAGCCCAAGATGCTGGGCGTCAAGAAGTTCGGCGGCGAGGTCGTGAAGGCCGGCAACATCCTGGTGCGTCAGCGCGGCACGAAGTTCAAGGCCGGCGCGAACGTCGGCATGGGCCGTGACCACACCCTGTTCGCGCTGGAAGCCGGCAAGGTCGTGTTCACCAACCGTGGCCGCACCGGCCGCTTCATCAGCGTCGAAGTGCCCGCTACGGACCTCGCGGCGGACTGA
- the rplU gene encoding 50S ribosomal protein L21 yields MFAIIQTGGKQYRVSEGDVIHVESLQGEAGDKIDLKPLFVGGDQALFGDAVGNFVVNAEVVQHGRGPKIYIRKYKSGVQYRRRTGHRQDYTTLKIVGIKG; encoded by the coding sequence ATGTTTGCAATCATCCAGACCGGCGGAAAGCAGTACCGCGTCTCCGAGGGCGACGTGATCCACGTCGAGAGCCTTCAGGGCGAGGCGGGCGACAAGATCGACCTCAAGCCCCTGTTCGTGGGCGGTGACCAGGCGCTGTTCGGCGACGCCGTCGGCAACTTCGTCGTGAACGCCGAGGTCGTGCAGCACGGCCGTGGCCCCAAGATCTACATCCGCAAGTACAAGAGCGGCGTGCAGTACCGCCGCCGTACCGGCCACCGCCAGGACTACACCACCCTGAAGATCGTCGGGATCAAGGGTTAA
- a CDS encoding DUF1232 domain-containing protein, translated as MLSPVLARLRPIWRDALALLYAIRDRRTPDRARWLAAGALLYALSPVDLLPDAVPLLGLGDDLVLVPALLAYAARGLPAPVLADARARSARLQRQVPWLLPALVALLVVGAVLAVWGLLRLVTG; from the coding sequence ATGCTGTCTCCTGTCCTGGCCCGCCTTCGTCCCATCTGGCGCGACGCGCTGGCGCTGCTGTACGCGATCCGCGACCGGCGCACGCCGGACCGGGCGCGGTGGCTGGCGGCGGGAGCGCTGCTGTACGCCCTGAGTCCTGTGGATCTGCTGCCCGACGCGGTGCCCCTGCTGGGCCTGGGCGACGACCTGGTGCTGGTGCCGGCGCTGCTGGCCTACGCGGCGCGGGGGCTGCCCGCCCCGGTGCTGGCGGATGCCCGGGCCCGCTCGGCGCGGCTGCAACGGCAGGTACCGTGGCTGCTGCCGGCGCTGGTCGCGCTCCTGGTGGTGGGGGCCGTGCTGGCCGTGTGGGGCCTGCTGCGGCTGGTCACCGGCTGA